In the Parasteatoda tepidariorum isolate YZ-2023 chromosome X2, CAS_Ptep_4.0, whole genome shotgun sequence genome, attaattttagctaacgaaattactttctttcttggtatGTGTTAGATTCCAACacatttcaaattacatttttaaaaatcttttgatttttgagattgaaagtacagattaaagtaaacatttaagtttttttctcataatatatttacagtatctttggcattatcagattttctataaagaaatattgtgaaaaaaaatttcaattagtacatagaattttttaaaaactttttttaatgaatgactACACTTATAAACTCAATctgatacatttattttgtcaatttaaaaatcaaaagaaaaaaaaagaaatcacaatttaaaattatggtcaaaaaaattaataactttaaaaaacgaGCTAACAATAACTAACCAGTAAAAAACAGcaaattaacagttaataactaattaaaaacaaagcaaatctGGCTGACCAGTGTATAAACTTAACCAACGCGCCAACTCCTTGGCCTTGAAAACTAATCCGTCGCCAAACTAAAACACCTCTTTCTTCTTTGTACATTCGCATTACTGAGAagttatttataagttaaatacatttaaacatgaaaaacttCGAATGTATGCTTGAagataaacttttcttattatacaaaatttatttatatttgaacgcGCATTTAAGCtgcaattaatttcaaaatagagaAGAACTACTTTTCAAAAGCGGAGTATTACATATCCTACCTTTCCCTGCAGTGCCAACTTAAGGTGGAATGGACTATAGCTAGTAactagaattttcattaatttttatcaggTATATCGTTTACCATCTGTCACAACAGTAAAAATCCCAGCTGGAATTGATGGACAACACATTGTTAGAGAGATGGAGGAAAAGTAAGTTATAAAGTGTTTCTTTttgcaaattgttttttactgtaccctaatttttttttgtataaagttttaagtggattatttaattttatcaagtaAGAATGAATCactaaatttgtataaaaatacttaGTGTAAGACTTTAATATGTGTttgcattgaattttaataagttactaaaaaaaaaaaaaaaaaaaaaaaactgggaaaatataataataaatttagtaccttgtaaaattatattttataaaataatgaaatttcatttacatataataatagaatttttgaatttcttgaagtataaaacagtttataatttcCAACGTAAATATTTGTGGCtagtcatttatttcatttttaacattcaattttaaaagtgttaaaaaaaatatttgttaaagttagtattaaaaaaacatgtgttTGTATGATTCTTTGAAGGATTAACATTATCAAATCCTTATAAGGAAAgcggttttaaaaaaatctagaaaactcATACATATTCTTGATGAAACACTTAACAGGGAAAAAATTTTGGGatttcatttaaagtatgttCAGCATTTCACATTCTCTCTTGGCAGGGAAAATATCAAGATCATGATTTCTATCCAACAGGAgtaggaaatttttctttcttaaagcTGATTATTTGGaccttttttaaagttaaaaaggtTTATGGTATAGGGGAAAGTCGGGTAGCCCTGCccagcgggtacccccgcccactgtcaatttcatatgtatagaatattttttcaagtcaatgggccatcggacattaatagGCTTGCTAGAAAGGAATNNNNNNNNNNNNNNNNNNNNNNNNNNNNNNNNNNNNNNNNNNNNNNNNNNNNNNNNNNNNNNNNNNNNNNNNNNNNNNNNNNNNNNNNNNNNNNNNNNNNNNNNNNNNNNNNNNNNNNNNNNNNNNNNNNNNNNNNNNNNNNNNNNNNNNNNNNNNNNNNNNNNNNNNNNNNNNNNNNNNNNNNNNNNNNNNNNNNNNNNNNNNNNNNNNNNNNNNNNNNNNNNNNNNNNNNNNNNNNNNNNNNNNNNNNNNNNNNNNNNNNNNNNNNNNNNNNNNNNNNNNNNNNNNNNNNNNNNNNNNNNNNNNNNNNNNNNNNNNNNNNNNNNNNNNNNNNNNNNNNNNNNNNNNNNNNNNNNNNNNNNNNNNNNNNNNNNNNNNNNNNNNNNNNNNNNNNNNNNNNNNNNNNNNNNNNNNNNNNNNNNNNNNNNNNNNNNNNNNNNNNNNNNNNNNNNNNNNNNNNNNNNNNNNNNNNNNNNNNNNNNNNNNNNNNNNNNNNNNNNNNNNNNNNNNNNNNNNNNNNNNNNNNNNNNNNNNNNNNNNNNNNNNNNNNNNNNNNNNNNNNNNNNNNNNNNNNNNNNNNNNNNNNNNNNNNNNNNNNNNNNNNNNNNNNNNNNNtttatattaagtttataagaagagatcaaccaaataagtttatattgaaaaacaactattgttattaattattgttacttaaattaaattattttcgttaaatatttaatataaatatatattaatattataatatattaatatacattaataatgataaaaagtatgacatttgtttttattgaatgatagaattcactaaaagtatataaatatgtaataaataaaataattttgtgataaaaatgataaatgaggtttatctattgtcaatacattggtcattctcatttacacctgaaaaaattgccaaaaaacacaatttttgtaactgggcggggctacccgacacattttgaaaagagctgaaaaacatgcttttttaaatttctattttttcaagtttaactattctttttttggtttattctttttgcattatttaattagatgataaaacaatagaaacatacaaaaatgttgattattactcagtattatacagaaatataagcaattatccttaagtgagcggggctacccgactctcccctaatgATCTAATGAgaatctatttattaaatttcttaaaatgtctttttttaaaaatttaataatgtattattaaaaaaattcatatttaaatttacattcaagCGTAATAGACTAACAGTTTCTAGCACTAACAAATGAAACTTAATATAAAGACAAGGCTTcgtaaatatattctattaatgtgctattttatataatcaagttcataaaaataatatatgatcATCAAATGCAATATAGTTGAATTTTGTCAATTTGAAGATGAAGGACTATTAAAATACAAGTTTTCTAAATCTTAGAACTGCAGtagttaaatttgtttgattaaatttgaatgGCTGAAGAAGAggttatttaatcaaaactttgatccaataaaaaaaaaactattggtatgtaaagaataataaacataaaaggataatttatggcttaaaaatattaattcatagtttaataataataattattgtgttgaaataggttttttatttaggtttatgatgataggaaaaaaaaaacttaaccttaagttttctaatttttactttgttttaagcaatgctattttaaataactaaatttgaaCAGAATCagtcaaataaatttagaacagaactttaaaaaagtagcattttaaaattttcatttcttggGAACTGTAAAGCCCTAGATTGTTTAATTAAGTAGCATCACTCTTTTCCTTGCGACCTTTGTGCCACTTTCAATTAGTTGTCGCTGATCACATGGGTAAACTGTCACCATTTAGTTGGCTAGTTTGAAGAGTGAAGTATCattattgcttttctttttactttgtttcatacttctaaattaataatgattggTTGTTGTGCATTTGGATGATCTAAGTCAAAATTAGGCTTTAAATCATATCCCTTACCCATTGAAGATCGCAATACAGATTGCCGGAAAGTATGGCTGCATAGAATTGACAGATAAATGGACTCCAAACAATACtaagtatgataaaattttatattaagaaaatactaaaataataattgtttcgttatattttaaattgctcattattttgtttgtttacacCGAATCATCTATCACTAAAAAGTGGCGTTTAAGAATAGAAACTCCGTATTTCTACATTGAGAGTTGCGGTTACAACAGAGTTGTAGTCACTAAGATGGTGGCGTGTCGCTATTTAATCCTTGTATCCAGGGCTTTAGGAAACTAAGAATTTTGTTCTTCAAACTAGATAGTTTGAATTGaagtacaaatttaatataatctaTCTCATTATAAATGACTGAAACCAAACTTGGTCTGAAACAAAATTGGTTTTATAGATTATGGTTagtaaaaccttttaaaaactcataggttatttttaggttttaatttctcaagaactatatTACTAATtccgttaaaatttttaattttttcatttaaaattagtctaaaagtaaagataattttaaatttttggtcattattgaattaaacaaaaatgattgcaaataataagaaaaacttatttgcaAATAAGTTGTTTTATGTAAAAGGCTATTGTTTGTAGTTTTAATAGATAATGTCTGTATGTTTATCAAGTCTTCTTAGTGGAGTAGTAGAAATCTtctgattcattattttttgaagatggaaatttcattaaaaaaattgtgctttccaatttttatttctcaacttGATTCTGTATATCGAGTATTCAGATTCTAAAAACATATGTTAAAAGATGATCTTTGCATAACATCTTATATATAGGTTAAAGCagcttataaaaatgttttagaagttTAGTGTCTCTATAGCAATGAATTGATAAAGGTTGAAGATAATGGcatatatagaaaatatttttattttagcattttaattatatttacaatatttaactgCAACTGAgacattcattttcaaaatcatgtcaatttaaatatcttttttattgttttcattttaagaagtGGTAGATATCAGTTAAAAGTTAAATCccattcttgaaaaaaatacattagcaCTCTCTGGCATTTTATTGAGATGGAATCTGTATCTGACTCTGTGATggtaatgacaaaaaatatcgtatcatatcatttaaaatgtttgtatatCTATTTTACAATCTATTTCAAATGAAAGTAGTAAATATCCTGTTTTATTATAACGTAGCTTTGCTtccacatgatttttttttctttctaaacgCAGGTATGGAATTTGTATAGCTGGTGGCTTAGGAACTACTGCTGGAAAAGTATGGCGCATCGGCTTGATGGGTTACAATTGTAATgaagagaatattaaaaaaacttgtgaagctttaaaaaaatgcattgaaagtAGTAAACTAACCAGTTCACTTTGAATTATAGAACTGCAAATTTTACTGcaatggttttatttttgtatagaaTATATGgaggaaatttataaatgtttgttacattttaataaattatttatatcattctggttttgaatttaattacttttctaataatGATCATCATAAATAGGGTTCTGTACTGAAATGTCATTCCTCATCAATGATTCAATGCATTTTCATACCCTCCAACATTTgaggtttttgaaaaatattttttttttgttctaatgaaCTAAAGCAGAAGTTAATTcatatggaattttttcatgattttcatcAGAATATAAGAGTATAGAAATTTGTCGATCTGcccttttatttatctatttaaattgtttatttgcagtggttgaataatatttttatttcgctaaaatattaaaattgatatatatttaggagttttcagaaatttgctgaaccatagaaattaaatattaagacaaattCTCTctgcaaaatttcataataattttaagcaaagcgctttctaagttaattttaatttgaaactg is a window encoding:
- the LOC107440039 gene encoding alanine--glyoxylate aminotransferase, with amino-acid sequence MFCFRYHHTACMSVIYGLRESLSILAKETLVNCWERHKLCAQYLYNTLEEMGLVLFIRDEVYRLPSVTTVKIPAGIDGQHIVREMEEKYGICIAGGLGTTAGKVWRIGLMGYNCNEENIKKTCEALKKCIESSKLTSSL